From Populus alba chromosome 16, ASM523922v2, whole genome shotgun sequence:
CGAAATGCTTATGCCCCTTAGTAACGGGAATAATCAAGCAGTAATCTCTGTTCCTGTCCAATCTAATGGAATTTCTGATGTCGATTTGGATCAAAGACAAGGAAGTGTAAATGCAGGCAGTGCAAATTCTGTGGgtaagttttgtgatttttgtaatGCATTTGATATGAAGGCAGCCTGATACACACTAATAATTTAATCAGCAGGTTTGGAAGTTCCAGCACATAAGTTGGCTAAATTACCTATAAGATCACGTCTAAACCATATAAAGCACCTTGCTCGGTCACTGGCTGACACTCTAGATATTGGTGATAGTCACAAAATTACAGCGGATTTGACGATGACTGGCGACACAACTTCCAACTGTAAGCTTTAgtattgttattttcatttgatCCGGCATCATAAATAGTTGTTCGAAATTATTTGTCAATTGAGTATCCCATGTTAAATGATTCACATGGTTATAGAGACATTTGTGTATGTTCCACCTTATAAGTTCACGCATTGAAACTGTGGTCCAGGCACACCACCAAAACCATTACGATTGAATCGTGTTAAACATCTTGCACGGGTTTTAAGCTCTGATGTAACACCGACAACAGTCCCAGATCGCAACGGTGAAACAAGGGGTAAGAAATACATATTTAAGTTTGCATAGCTATCTTTTGCTTAGTCTGAATCAAGGAATTCTTTAATCCAGTGGAACAGAATCTGTCAAGTGGAGAACATCTGATGAGTATCAATCTGCCTAAAGTTGCTCAGACTATCAACGTTAGTGGTGGAGATGAATGACTCTGCTCCACTGGTAACGATCATGAATAATTTTACATGGTACTTGCTGGTTAGGGCACACTTTTCATATACAAGAGAACCATGGCTGGAGATTTAATGACTTTTTTCCTGTTTGTTTCACTGTACTTCCCCCCTGGGGAATTGAAGAAGGAAGCTTTTTCTCAGACACATACAAGGGATGCAATTTTGCAAGCTCCTTAAAGTTTTTCAAATCGAATATAATGTGAGGTAGATATGTTACTAATCTTTCATAGTACTTGTCTTGTTTTCTTGATGTAACCAACAGAATCTCATCGAACAAATAGTTTGCTTTTATTGTGCATTTATACTTCACAATACAATCCATTTGCTATCATGTATCTGCTGTCTCTTATTTATAATCATATGGATCTGAGAAATTTTCTGTGGATAATTGCTACAATTTCTTCTGGAAAGCTTGCTCGCAGCGTGCTCCCTAATTTAACTGGTTTAGtaatttatgttatatattttttacaagctCTGGAGAATGTTGAATAAACAGGATGGTGAAGAGTTTGTAGTAGTTTTCCATGTAGCAAACAAGATCTCATACTTTTACTTCACGCACACGCACATGTAAACTGCCCCTTATGAAAATGTTTCGAGCATATATTACAAGTGCCATAACCGACATATGATGCTGTCATTTTATACATGTCAGCACAAAGAACAAGGGTTGAGCTTACGTGAGGGATGAGAAGGATTAATTAGCCGGTTCAAATATTAAAGGTCAAGGGATGGCTGGTATTTTTACGTTCTCTGCATGTGATTGATCATATGGCCTAAAGAACAACTGCAcctttctaaatataattattccaGAAACAAGTTATAAATGACTGCTTATCTGCAAAACGTAAAGCATGCATTGAGTATATTGGTGATTTTTGAATTCTCAAATTGCAACAGGGATTAATTGCTTTACAAGTAAATGATAGTCCAAATTCATTTTGAGGGGtaatggaagaaaaaacaaaaaagatgtaCCTTGCAATTGATTGTTGATGCCAACATGCTTAATGTTGAACTTCTCATTGAAAACTGATGGTGGGTTGGGCAACTATTGTTAGAGACTTGTACTATACAGCAGACAGAGTTCATCAATAATTCTCAATCTAGACTAACCACACTGCTGTTTTTCTTGTTATCCTGCAGATCGAGGACAGAACAAGCAGAGGATGCTACAGAAAGAACATTGCAGATAT
This genomic window contains:
- the LOC118044537 gene encoding uncharacterized protein isoform X1 yields the protein MDSQKEQERERRRLRDRQRRQAMSVEEREKHLARRRRNYQLRRQRAQNVRDPQVSQASLVDSDEMLMPLSNGNNQAVISVPVQSNGISDVDLDQRQGSVNAGSANSVAGLEVPAHKLAKLPIRSRLNHIKHLARSLADTLDIGDSHKITADLTMTGDTTSNCTPPKPLRLNRVKHLARVLSSDVTPTTVPDRNGETRVEQNLSSGEHLMSINLPKVAQTINVSGGDE
- the LOC118044537 gene encoding uncharacterized protein isoform X2, producing MDSQKEQERERRRLRDRQRRQAMSVEEREKHLARRRRNYQLRRQRAQNVRDPQVSQASLVDSDEMLMPLSNGNNQAVISVPVQSNGISDVDLDQRQGSVNAGSANSVGLEVPAHKLAKLPIRSRLNHIKHLARSLADTLDIGDSHKITADLTMTGDTTSNCTPPKPLRLNRVKHLARVLSSDVTPTTVPDRNGETRVEQNLSSGEHLMSINLPKVAQTINVSGGDE